The Gammaproteobacteria bacterium genome has a window encoding:
- a CDS encoding isoprenylcysteine carboxylmethyltransferase family protein, whose amino-acid sequence MSEAPAYGLWSLVIINSLVFIIFAFSFTRPKSPRDWRSFGAFSAFIVALFTEMYGFPLTIYLLSGWFASRYPGVDFLSHDAGHLLETLFGWRANPHFGPFHLFSTLFIVAGFIVLANAWKVLYAAQKSRTLATSGPYAYIRHPQYAGFVLIMFGFLLQWPTLLTVLMFPVLTWMYLRLARREENEMRAAFGEQYASYAATTPAFFPSLSRLVKRTHPNR is encoded by the coding sequence ATGAGCGAGGCGCCTGCTTACGGTTTGTGGAGTCTGGTCATTATCAACTCCTTGGTGTTTATTATTTTCGCCTTCAGCTTCACGCGGCCGAAGAGCCCGCGCGACTGGCGTTCGTTTGGTGCCTTTTCGGCATTCATCGTCGCTCTGTTTACGGAAATGTACGGTTTCCCGCTCACCATTTACCTTCTATCCGGCTGGTTTGCCAGCCGCTATCCGGGTGTGGATTTCCTTTCTCATGACGCCGGCCACTTGCTGGAGACGCTGTTCGGCTGGCGCGCCAACCCCCATTTTGGACCCTTTCATTTGTTCAGCACCCTGTTCATCGTCGCCGGCTTCATCGTATTGGCCAATGCCTGGAAGGTGCTCTACGCAGCGCAAAAGAGTCGCACCTTGGCCACCAGCGGCCCTTATGCGTACATACGCCACCCTCAATACGCCGGGTTTGTTTTAATCATGTTTGGTTTTCTGCTGCAATGGCCGACCCTCTTAACCGTGTTGATGTTTCCGGTACTCACCTGGATGTATCTGCGGCTGGCGCGGCGTGAGGAGAATGAGATGCGGGCGGCGTTTGGCGAACAATATGCAAGTTATGCGGCCACTACTCCAGCATTCTTTCCTTCATTGAGTCGTCTAGTTAAACGTACACATCCGAATCGCTGA
- a CDS encoding DUF2933 domain-containing protein produces the protein MTTTEHQIDHNKRLLSKSNLVLLAFLAIAGFFLFTEHRAHLFGILPFLLLLACLLLHLFHGGHGEGGNHQHKAKGDIK, from the coding sequence ATGACTACTACTGAGCATCAGATTGACCATAACAAACGGCTGCTGTCCAAATCCAACCTGGTGCTCCTGGCCTTTCTTGCTATTGCTGGTTTTTTTCTTTTCACCGAACACCGGGCGCATCTATTTGGCATTTTGCCGTTTCTGCTACTGCTGGCCTGCCTATTGTTGCATCTGTTTCACGGCGGGCATGGTGAGGGCGGTAACCATCAACATAAAGCCAAGGGAGATATAAAATGA
- a CDS encoding thioredoxin family protein — MINILFLTVPDCVQCAKAKRVIEKVKADFPDMVIENINIVEHPEILEKYHVMSSPGIVINGKLEYSGGLDEASFREKLTKLSAMKDSDTHVNQS; from the coding sequence ATGATTAATATTTTATTTTTAACTGTACCCGATTGTGTGCAGTGCGCCAAGGCCAAACGCGTTATTGAGAAGGTGAAGGCCGATTTTCCAGACATGGTTATCGAGAACATCAACATCGTCGAGCATCCGGAGATACTGGAAAAATATCATGTCATGTCCTCTCCCGGGATTGTGATCAACGGCAAACTCGAATACTCGGGAGGGTTGGATGAGGCTTCTTTTAGAGAGAAGCTTACCAAACTCTCAGCCATGAAAGATTCAGATACTCATGTTAATCAGTCATAG
- a CDS encoding heavy-metal-associated domain-containing protein: MESIIRKKLIVEGMHCGSCAVSTGMILKNIPGVISARVDFDTKIADVEYDSYQVTISDMNRALEALGYRLKGELDD; encoded by the coding sequence ATGGAATCCATTATCAGGAAAAAACTTATTGTCGAGGGCATGCACTGTGGCTCGTGCGCCGTCTCCACCGGAATGATTCTGAAAAATATCCCAGGTGTCATTTCAGCGCGGGTGGATTTCGATACAAAAATCGCGGACGTGGAATATGACAGCTATCAAGTAACGATTTCCGATATGAACAGGGCGCTGGAAGCCCTCGGATACCGGCTTAAAGGAGAATTGGATGATTAA
- a CDS encoding copper-binding protein → MDGMHGMKDQPMGEMKDQKMSGMGDQMHDKKIHRGQGTVNGIDAKTGKVNLSHGPIESLNWPAMTMGFPVKDAAMLEGIQPGMKVDFDLEKADGGYRIVSIKPSN, encoded by the coding sequence ATGGATGGTATGCACGGCATGAAGGATCAGCCCATGGGTGAAATGAAGGATCAGAAGATGTCCGGCATGGGCGATCAGATGCATGATAAAAAGATCCATCGCGGACAGGGTACCGTGAACGGGATAGACGCTAAAACAGGCAAGGTCAATCTCTCGCACGGGCCCATCGAGAGCCTGAACTGGCCGGCTATGACCATGGGCTTTCCGGTTAAGGATGCCGCCATGTTGGAGGGTATCCAGCCCGGTATGAAGGTGGACTTTGATCTGGAAAAGGCCGACGGCGGTTATCGCATCGTGAGTATTAAGCCCAGTAACTGA
- a CDS encoding copper resistance protein B: MSRTMRGCAIGLVGLLASVTGMAAEPGWPEPVEDNPVLGLLLVDQLEYRNGDGPDTLNWDAQGWVGTDYNRLWLRTEGKDRRSGTSGGKWEAQALYSRLVAPFWDFQAGLRYDRLYGSGQDRDRGFAVIGFEGLAPYWFEVTPALFVSQDGDVSARFSATYDLLFTQRLILQPRFEVNAAAQRVEEFDVGRGINDVGLGLRLRYEIKREFAPYIGVSWTRKLGDTADMARSEGGETSDFAVVAGLRFWF, translated from the coding sequence ATGAGCAGGACTATGCGTGGTTGCGCAATCGGGCTGGTTGGACTGCTGGCCTCTGTCACGGGCATGGCGGCGGAACCGGGCTGGCCTGAGCCAGTGGAGGACAATCCGGTACTCGGCCTGCTGCTGGTGGATCAGCTTGAGTATCGGAATGGCGACGGCCCGGACACACTGAACTGGGACGCGCAAGGCTGGGTGGGCACCGACTACAACAGGCTCTGGCTGAGGACCGAAGGCAAAGATCGCCGTTCAGGGACTAGCGGCGGCAAATGGGAGGCGCAGGCCCTCTACAGCCGCCTAGTGGCGCCGTTCTGGGATTTTCAGGCGGGATTACGTTACGACAGGCTCTACGGTAGCGGCCAAGATCGTGACCGCGGCTTTGCCGTCATCGGTTTTGAGGGATTGGCGCCGTACTGGTTCGAGGTGACGCCGGCGCTTTTTGTCAGCCAGGACGGCGATGTCTCGGCGCGTTTCTCAGCAACCTACGACCTGCTTTTCACGCAACGTTTGATTCTGCAACCGCGTTTCGAGGTTAATGCCGCCGCACAGAGAGTCGAGGAATTTGATGTCGGACGGGGCATCAACGATGTGGGGCTGGGTCTGCGCCTGCGCTACGAAATTAAACGCGAGTTCGCGCCGTATATCGGAGTTTCCTGGACACGCAAGCTGGGCGATACCGCAGACATGGCGCGCAGTGAAGGCGGGGAGACCAGTGACTTCGCTGTGGTTGCCGGGCTGCGATTCTGGTTCTGA